The Tigriopus californicus strain San Diego chromosome 10, Tcal_SD_v2.1, whole genome shotgun sequence region GTCACTCCGCCATTCCCATCGTGATCTTCTGCTCTTTGGGTCCCATCTTCTTGGACGTGGACAATTTGCCACCGAATTACCGCCTTTACATACAACTATGAACAAACACGCACTTTGGTTGGCCAGAGAATGGGGGCCCAGATGCAAAGAAAggcttttcctctttcacaCTCGGATGATATTTGCTTGGGCGTTCAagtccattcatttttttcatgaacaaacTAGCCGATGGACGGAGAGCTCGAATGTGGACTGACGTTCCTGGATCCTCCAATTCATAAACTCGGGGTTATGGTGCGAGGCCAACTGTTAAGTGAGAGGTGATGGGAGGATCCATGCCGGGTTTCATGGTGTATTTGATGTAGCTTGTCGTTGGGCATCCGACGCAAGACTTCTTGGGCAAACATTGCCCTTAAAATATCAGATAAGAGCCGTAGACAAATCTAACCCGTCTCCTTCTTCAAACATACTCAAACGGGTATAAAATTAACAAAAAACAGTAACGAAGGCGTTTTGACGCCGAGACTTGAGAAATCTCGAAAAGCAGTCCACGCACACTGCCATTCTCAATGGTATCTCGGTGGTGATGTACATACTCGTATGAACTTCTTCTGAGGAAGAGTCTGATTGCGTAACACTTCAGGCAACAATGTTATGACAAAAAGGATCTTTCTATGTCGGAGCGGGCATTGGCCCGCATTTCAACTAATGGATGAGGCGATGCAACAACATCTTTCATCGATCACTTTGGAGGGCATTGTTGAGAGTTAACGAACAAATGGCATTTGACCTAACCCATGGAAAGATATCCCAAGAATACAACACTCTTTATGAGTCACCTTTCATGTCTTGAAAAGGGGAAAGACCTTCAAATTTCTCCAATggttctcttcttttcttagAGATTGAATAAGCCAGAATGGTAGAGATAAGTACACTCGCATTTACTCATAATAATATTCAAACAAGTTATATGTTACGTCATCGTAAAAACGGCACCGTGCTCCAGGTCAACTTGGAATTCCAATGCCTTGTGAATAATTGCATTGCACCAAGTACTCTGATAGAAgaaacaggtttttttcaaacacttgAAATGCAATGGATTCGTGATTGCTGATAAGTTTAGAATTCCCTCGGGTCAACGGAGGGAAAGAACTGCCGATGGATGACATTGCTCGAAAGGACAAAGAACATGTCCTTTGTGCTTACTTTACTATTGGTTTGGGTTGGGATGGTTGTTCAAAAGACTGACCAGAAGTCAGTTCAACAAGGAGTGCAGAGCCGATCTCATATCTTAAGCTTGAAAAGATTGGTTGGCAGAACCTTGTATGTAGAATCCGTCCTTGCCTCAAAATCCAGACTTAAACTATGGTAGGTATCATTCGTTTTCACTCAATCGATTTCGAAGTAACATGTGATGGCAAGCAGTGGTTTAAAATAATAGCCCCGAACAAGTGTGAGATCAATAAAATAATTAAGTTCGAGGCTAGACAACATGTGAAGGACATTCTTCTTGATTAATGGAGCCCAATCATCAGACGAAGCCAAGAAAGATCTTATCAAGTGTGATTACGTACATATTTTACGATCATCTAGTTCACGTCTCCTTGCAGTTGTTACCATTGGTTATTCTTCAACTCACTTTGAGTTCATACATCTTGAGTGTCGTCAAAGGTGAAGTGCCTTCAGATTGGGAATACTATGGTAAATTCCGCTTCGTCCAACATTTGGTTCAAGGAGAACTCTATGGAAAAGACAGCCGAAGCTTGTTCATCCATCGGTTCTACTATGATGGAGAAGGCCCACCAGGAGTGACCTTCACAGCCATCCCGAAGGACGAAACCGACTATGCCCAAGGCATTCCATTAGCAATTGTAGAACTTGATAATCAAGAACAAGTTCCTAAGACTTTGAACAACAACTACACTTTGGCATTACCAAGAAACCTAAGGGTTTCCGATGTTGACCGATTGGTGGTTTGGTGCTCAGAGTATGGAGTCTCTTTTGGTCGCGTGGATTTGCGGGAAGCCCGAAATACAAGTCCCAAGCGGCCCAAAACAGATTTGACCTTGGTGGGATCATTTACTAATGTGGAACACCGGGTGGCTGGCACAGTGTATATTCAAGATCGAGAGCATTTGGTCATTCGAGATTTCAATTACGACGGACAGGTACGCGCATCAAACGTCTTGAAAATTAGTACTCACTTAACCGATCACGTTTTTATTACCCAATTTACAACTGATGTGCCTGCAGGGTCCATCGGTAGTGTTATATGCCGGAGAAGAGGAAAATCTGAAGACTGGACGGTTTTTAGAGTACCCTTATGCTGGCTACAAGAGTCGATTGGGCCCTAAAAGGCTGACACGAGTCCAAAAACGCGACATCACTATTCGGCTACCCAAAGATATGGACGCCTTCAAACTTAGATGGCTATCCGTATGGTGCGATACGTTTGAGGTCAGCTTTGGGCACGTTGAGTTCGAAtgatcaatctttttttttacatgtttATCAAGCTCACTTGGTTAATACACGTTTACTCACTGAAACCGACTTACTTACACTGTAATTTCAAGAACATCAGTTGTttgccaaaatgtcaaaagtcTAATAAAGTTTGAATTAGGTCAGCGAACCCATTACAGATTCTTTTCGGCCAATTTTTGGTGAATGTACGGTACGAGTATTCATGAAAAAGCAAGGGTTCTTCTCATTTTACTCTTGAATTCAAGATAAAAAGCCGAAAGCAGTTGGTAAGATTCCACATAATCTGGTTTTTGGAGCAATTAAGGTGCTCTTCTCGGccgcaatatttttttttaaaaaaaggacCGAACCTGactcaaaacttgatttccTCTTTCTCGCAATCCTGGCGAAACCAGTTCAAGTTTTTAGATCAACCCGCCGCCAGCCTCAGCTCGTTTTTGAAGACGAATTTTTTAAAGAACGAAACCAATTATGACCGACAAGGCCTTGCCCAGAACGTCGTCGGGGTTCTTACCCCCGCCTCCTTTGAGGATTAACCCTCCAGGCCACGTTGTTTTCAGAGGACCATTCCACCGTAAAAGCCGCGCTAATGTCACCCTTCAGAACTTGTCTTTCACTGAAGCTTTAGCTTTTAAGATCAAATCCACGGCCATCAAAGGCCAAGTGGCGGTTCATCCTTGCTCGGGTGTCATCAATCCACAACAAAGTGTAGAGATTCAAGTCACTTTGACTCCAGTGACCATTAAACCCGGAACCAGACCCCCAATGCACCAGATCTTAATTCAAACGGTCTCCACAGATATGAATTCGGATTATGGGAATCATGTTTGGCAGAGAGGTCGTAAACACAACTCTTACAAATTTCAATGCGTGTATGAAGAGCCCAACGAAGCTCAAAATGAAGCTCAAAACAAGGCTCAAATCGCGGCCGAATCGATTGCGGGTGGGCGGGCcaagaagtccgtggtttgGTGCGACTCTGTCCCTATATCGAAAGGATATGTAACACATTTAACGACTTGGAACCAACACATAGAACTTGAAACTTGTGTGGATCCAAATCAAGGTTTCATCGCTGAGAAGGAGACGGAGACGAGGAGTAGTAAGACGAAAGCAGTAAACCCAATCACGGATGAGAAAGGTCCAGGCAACGAATGGAATATCGTAGACGAATCTGGCAAACACGTGAAAGAATCGAAGCGTCTCGTTTCAAGCGGCAAGTTGAATCCGGAGGGAGTATTGTCAAGTCACAATATAGATGATCCTTGGAACATGGTGgggaaagaaacaaaaaccaagCTCCCCAAAGACGAAAATCAATGCAAAGCTCAAACCAATGAGAACAATGATCAAACTCAATGGCCGACCAGTGATATACTCGAGAACAACGCTTGGTCAGCCGATGAAGTTCCAGAAACGATCGGCTGGCCTCAATATAATGCAGCATGGCCAAATGACGAAAATAACGACAACCTCGGAGGCTGGGGTGAAGCAGAAACAAAGTGGAATACCCCTAATTGGTCTCGTGGGGTaaatgaatggaaatgtggaaatcAAGGTCCAACCGGACTTGAAGGGAAGGAACCGTTTGTGGTCAAAGACTCAAATTTAGATGTAGATCGCTATTCTCAAACATCTGGGAGAGCTTCACTTGATGATCCAAGATACGCTCCCGTGAATATCGTTTACCCGGTGGGAGTGATCACAGAATCTTTCAAACTTATGTTACTCATTCTTTGGGTAGGCATTATTCTCGGCAAATGGTTCTTTTGAACTACAACCGATCCACATTTAAAGAAACACTTAATATCCGGTACGAGCATTTAATGATAAATTTTGCATTGGCAGGTATCGTATGTTGTAAGCTTCTTATAATGCACGCCAATACAGGGATAtttgaaacaaggaaaatgagTTGAGTCATTATTTGCAAATGCCAAAGACTCCTAAACAAATTCGAAGATCACAGTTCACGTTACTAATGAGGTGTTGAGATATTGGACAAACATGGTcgccattttttgcaaatcttCGATAGCTCTGGCTTTGATGTAAGTGATGAATTGTCTTTTAACGCGAGCTAATTCGGACATGGTGAGCACTTTACATAATATGAACTTTTCACTTGTTCCAGGCAATGTTATCGAGTCGCCCTCCATCGCTCCGGATTTCTGTGCGtctaaaatggccaaattgatttctttcGTGATTCGATTGAGTTCATGGACAAAGTTCGTTGTTGACATGGGTTGGCATTGGGTGGACTGATTCGGTGGCGGAGCCTTACGTTGGAACAAAGCTTCATTTACATGTTCCATGACTAATGGGATGTCCTTGAGATGCAGGAGAAGAGGAGCGTCCCATCGATTGTGGCCCATGGGAGCTTCGTATCTCATAACAAGAGCATCAAACACGTCCTTATCATAACGATCTTCGGGCGATCGCTCTTGATTCCATTGCCAAGCATCTTCGGGGCTCACGTCACAATGTATCGTGCATTGAGTGGTTTTGCTGGCTTTACTTACACAGTATAGCTCATATCGGAAGCCTTTGATGTAATTCAGGGCATCAAGAATCACCACATGATCCCCATGGATCAAACGGGTGACTTCAGATTTCATTGTCCCACGGATGCGTTTCTCTTGGAGCGAATCAGAAAGTATCGagttcttgttttcttttagtATCTCATTTTCAGAAACAATGGTCACAACTTTGCCttgcttttgaaagaattgTCGAACGTTATCGGTCACTCGTGTTTTCCCACTCGATGGGTATCCGGTGACCACAACCAATGGCATCTTGTAGATCCTGAGCAATACCAACTTTTTCTGGTTtatctttcaatatttttgttaataGTCTCTGTTTAACAACAAAAGCAGCGGACAGCATGGCGTGTGACGTCACAAATACAGCGGTATATTCAAATCTTTCCGCGGATGTCTCTCTGATTCCCTCATTAACCTCCTCGTCTGACCAGTCCGAGTACTGATACACATCGGAATGAGTGAGTGTGGTAAAAACGTAAACTTCAGCAGAGACATGTTCGTGTTAAACCTAGTATTATTTGCTAATGAATTTGACCCTTGACCCTCGGCTATCTTGGAGTAATATTTACAAGAGCCCGTTATCTTCCAACTTCTGAGGACTTGGATACGTCTTAGCTCATTAATTTCAATACGATTTTTAATGTCAGTCTTGACTGACCAATCAAGAAATCGTTAAGTAATTTTTAGCTTATGTAACGAAATGGCATCACCGTATCGATATGGAATCCTCGCTGGACTTGCAGCCGGCTTATACTTTTACGCCCCAAGTTTGAGCTGTGGTACGAAATGGTTCATTCTGTTGGGATCGTGGTTGGCTAGTGGTGGCTACTACATTTGCTATTTGGCCTACCATACCCTTGGaagagatttgaggttcttGAAATACCGTGATAAATGTTTGACAAAgtctttgaatcattttttttctgaatgaaACAGATTGTTAAAGAGAGGAATCGGAATCTTGACCACTTTAGCCTATTATAAGTATATGGACAAAAACGTGATCCAAGTGTTTCGGAGTGTTGTGAAGAAGTCTCCGAAAAACGTCATGTTGGTGAATTGTGGCACTGGTCAAGAATGGTCCTATTCTCAggtaaaataacaaaaaaatgtcggAACCATAATGAATTTCCTTTTATGTCGGATTTATGTGCTTCTCAAGGTGGACGAGTACAGCAACAAAGTAGCCAACTATCTCCTCAAgatgaaattcaagaaagGTGACACCGTCGCGTTTTTCATGGAGAACCGCCCAGAGTACATTGCCACATGGTCAGTACCAAAAACAATTCGATTTCAACGAAACGAAACGAGACTTTgaaatcctaggttgggaaTGGCGAAAATTGGTGTCATACCGGCCTTGATTAATTACAATCTTCGGAATGACTCTCTTTACCATACGATTCAAGTGGCGGGCTGCAGTGCAATCATTTATGGATTGGAACTAGATAACGGTAAGCCTTGCCAGAGGGCATCTCCCTTGTTTAGGATCATTGAGAGAGGCTTTATAATTTCAGCTGTGTCCGAAGTTATGGCAAAGCTGATGTCGGCAAACGGTAACAAATTCCCCTGCTATTATTCACTTTCGGGGACCGACTTGGACGAACAGAGCAAGTCCAAGATCCAGCATTCTCAATCCCTCGATCAGGCCTTAAAGAGTTCTTCCAGTGAACAAGAGCCCCTAAGCGTTAGCCAAAGTATTCACTCGCTGGATCCTCTTTTGTACATCTACACTTCCGGAACAACGGGACTTCCTAAAGCCGTCATTATCAAACACATCAGGTAATATTAAGTTCTCATCTCTTGGATTGATGAAATATGTTCGACACAATATTGAGAAATATTGagaagcaaagaaaatcataTTCTTACTTTTTAACCACCTTTGTCGATCTCTGCGTTTTCGCCAACGAAATTGCGAATCGCATTATTGGTGAGAATGGAATGTCTGTACTTGAACTTTCCAAATTGATCGTTATAGACAATTGTTCGCTTGCATAGCGAGCATTTATACCATTGGATTATATTCGAATGACGTGGTGTATTGTCACCTACCCTTGTATCATTCTTCGGGCGGTCAAGTCGCTACCTCGGCGGCTCTTTTCTTGGGAACAAAAACCGTGATTCGGAAGAAGTTTTCCGCGTCTAATTTCTGGACAGATTGCATCAAATATGACATTACGGTTggattacattttcatttttttttcaaatactaTGCTCATAACGATTCTATTGGTTTTCGCAGGCAACTCAATACATCGGAGAAATTGCCCGATACCTTTTAACGGCCAAGAGCATTCCGGAAGAGAAGATGCATAAGATCCGAATCATGTTCGGCAATGGACTCAGGCCCCAGATCTGGAAACAGTTTGTGGATCGATTCAATATCCCGAATATCGCCGAGTTCTACGGAGCAACGGAAGGGAATTCGAACATCATCAATATCGAGAATCGTGTCGGCTCCGTTGGTTTCATCGGCGTGATATTCCCAGATTTCCTGATCGAAAAACTGCTCCCTTTGAGTGtgatcaaaattgatcaagaGACTGGGGAGCCAATTCGAGGATCGGACGGACGTTGCATCAAAACGGAGCCAAATGAACCTGGAGAGTTTATCGGCAAAATTGTCCGGGGAGATCCAGTCAAAGATTTTGACGGATATAAAGACTCAGTAGCTACAAAGAAGAAGATCCTTACGGATGTTTTTAAAAAGGGTGACGTCTACTTCCGGTCCGGTGATATTCTTATTCGTGACAAATTCGGCTATCTGTACTTTAAAGATAGACAAGGAGACACTTTTAGGTACACATGACTACAATCTTATCTTGTCATGGGTATCATAATCTCAATAATGTGAGCAGCAAATTAAGCACCCCAATCATTTCAGATGGAAGGGAGAAAATGTCTCAACCACCGAAGTTGAAGCCAATGTCTCAGAAGTTCTCAATATGCTTGATGCTATTTCTTACGGAGTTGAAATTCCCAATACAGATGGTCGGGCAGGAATGATTGCTTTGCCGGCAAAGGATGCCAAAAATGTGGACTTGAATAAGCTTCATGAAGGCTTGAGGAACAAACTGCCTTCATATGCTGTACCCATGTTTGTACGGTTGGTCAAGGAAATCGATATGACAGGTAACTAGTACTATGGCTCCCTTCGATTGCTGGTGAAGCTTTGGGATCTAAAGCACCAGATTTGTTAATCATTTTTAGGCACTTATaagttgaagaagaacaaTCTTCAGAAGGAAGGCTACGATGTGACATCCTTGGAGGACGCGGTGTTCTTTCTTGATGCGAGACAAAAGAAGTACGTTCCGTTAACTAAAAGTCTGTACCAGGAAATTAATGACGGAAAAGTCAGGTTGTGAAGGGAAGCCAGAGGGAGCTGACCACCTTTCACTATACATCCTAAATAATAAACTTTCCTAATTATGACCCTGGCGTTCTTCCTTGTGACTTATTTCTTTGCGTGAGAGTTGCTTTCTTTCAACGATTAGTCCATTTTCAAGCGCATGTAACAACAGAAGCATGAAAAGTCATCGGATTCTGAAtccatacattttcaaaaggtgGAGTCGCTCATGGCGAAAGTTCGCttcattgatcattttgtgGCCTTTGTTTGTGTTGGCTTTGAAGCAATATGCTGGATTTTACAATCATACTGCTGAACTGTCCGAGACAAGTAAGTGGGATATCCTTCTCGCGGATGCGCCAGCTCATTTGAAGTCAAAGATAAAAGATCGCATCAACTCTCAGGAAAATGCAACGAGGTTAAATGACCATTGCTCAGGCCGACTTCTGAATTGGAGGCCTTGTGTGAATGAAATAATTGCCGAATATCAGGATTTCATTGCTAGAAATTGTGCCAATTCAGAAAATTCATCAACGACCCAAGGACATCTTTACCAAGTCAGTCAATGTCCGCCCATCTTCATTTTCGATTCGGGGCTAAATCACGGCGGAGATGAATACGAGGTTTTTCTGGGCGCATCCAGGGAAACGTCAATTCATCTGGAGATCGTGGATCTTGAAAATGGATTGTACTCGTTTCAATTACCGACAGGATTTGAATCTATCGCCATTCATCTCATTGATCCACAACTACATGTGTTCTTGGTTTTTACCCAATGCGACGGAATGAGATCTCCGCCCGATCCGATCGTCGACTATTTGATAGGAACATGGATCGTGTCAGAATTACGACCTATACTTTGTTCTGGAGTCTCCAACAGTCCTGAAATGAGAGATCTCCGCATTGAATCTCTAAAGGATAAAACATTTCACTTCATGGGAGATAACACGATTTTGAGCTTGATGCTTCAAATGCCACGTGGATTGAAAAAAGGCTCGTTCAGCCGTTTGGGAAAGTCATTGAACATGGATCTGGTGGCAGAGGCtatgaaaaaagtcaaattaaaccaatcaaaaagaaacattatAGTACTATCCAACGCTCTGGCCGATTTGAAGAGTGTGGAACATTCGGATTCCTTTCTCAATCTCACCCAGACCCTACACATAGCGatatctttgtcaaaaaatacaGTTGGGAGTCATAACGTGTTGCTTCTAACGGGTCCAAGAATTCTCCCTCATCGCGTTCTTTGCGAAGAGGTTTGGAACGCGGACGATCGCCGAGAATGTCAGGTACGGATTCAGTTTGTGTCAAACTCAAGGATGCGCCTTCAAAATGACATTTACCGAGTGTTAGCTGACTATCATGGGATCAAGCTTGTGGACACTTATTCTTTGTTATTTACATTCATGAACCATCATTTT contains the following coding sequences:
- the LOC131889354 gene encoding protein Skeletor, isoforms B/C-like encodes the protein MLLPLVILQLTLSSYILSVVKGEVPSDWEYYGKFRFVQHLVQGELYGKDSRSLFIHRFYYDGEGPPGVTFTAIPKDETDYAQGIPLAIVELDNQEQVPKTLNNNYTLALPRNLRVSDVDRLVVWCSEYGVSFGRVDLREARNTSPKRPKTDLTLVGSFTNVEHRVAGTVYIQDREHLVIRDFNYDGQGPSVVLYAGEEENLKTGRFLEYPYAGYKSRLGPKRLTRVQKRDITIRLPKDMDAFKLRWLSVWCDTFEVSFGHVEFE
- the LOC131889345 gene encoding long-chain fatty acid transport protein 4-like — translated: MASPYRYGILAGLAAGLYFYAPSLSCGTKWFILLGSWLASGGYYICYLAYHTLGRDLRLLKRGIGILTTLAYYKYMDKNVIQVFRSVVKKSPKNVMLVNCGTGQEWSYSQVDEYSNKVANYLLKMKFKKGDTVAFFMENRPEYIATWLGMAKIGVIPALINYNLRNDSLYHTIQVAGCSAIIYGLELDNAVSEVMAKLMSANGNKFPCYYSLSGTDLDEQSKSKIQHSQSLDQALKSSSSEQEPLSVSQSIHSLDPLLYIYTSGTTGLPKAVIIKHIRQLFACIASIYTIGLYSNDVVYCHLPLYHSSGGQVATSAALFLGTKTVIRKKFSASNFWTDCIKYDITATQYIGEIARYLLTAKSIPEEKMHKIRIMFGNGLRPQIWKQFVDRFNIPNIAEFYGATEGNSNIINIENRVGSVGFIGVIFPDFLIEKLLPLSVIKIDQETGEPIRGSDGRCIKTEPNEPGEFIGKIVRGDPVKDFDGYKDSVATKKKILTDVFKKGDVYFRSGDILIRDKFGYLYFKDRQGDTFRWKGENVSTTEVEANVSEVLNMLDAISYGVEIPNTDGRAGMIALPAKDAKNVDLNKLHEGLRNKLPSYAVPMFVRLVKEIDMTGTYKLKKNNLQKEGYDVTSLEDAVFFLDARQKKYVPLTKSLYQEINDGKVRL
- the LOC131889353 gene encoding protein KTI12 homolog encodes the protein MPLVVVTGYPSSGKTRVTDNVRQFFQKQGKVVTIVSENEILKENKNSILSDSLQEKRIRGTMKSEVTRLIHGDHVVILDALNYIKGFRYELYCVSKASKTTQCTIHCDVSPEDAWQWNQERSPEDRYDKDVFDALVMRYEAPMGHNRWDAPLLLHLKDIPLVMEHVNEALFQRKAPPPNQSTQCQPMSTTNFVHELNRITKEINLAILDAQKSGAMEGDSITLPGTSEKFILCKVLTMSELARVKRQFITYIKARAIEDLQKMATMFVQYLNTSLVT